A single region of the Vicia villosa cultivar HV-30 ecotype Madison, WI linkage group LG4, Vvil1.0, whole genome shotgun sequence genome encodes:
- the LOC131598612 gene encoding uncharacterized protein LOC131598612 has translation MWPLDGSGEFTVRAYYRKLIKESLVDEDSCIIKEALHVVWNSWMPSKVKIFAWRLLKDRLATRVQLVKRNILEDNNTSHCAFGCLIQEDTNHLFLNCIIAKGVWLKICAWLGITQSGEHQCCNHFLQMVEILKRKCSTRRVGVVWAATCWSIWKHRNDKIFNNGVSDIDEIVHKVKMFSWWWLAIGNKQKVSCNFYEWNHSPLQYM, from the coding sequence ATGTGGCCGTTGGATGGTTCGGGAGAGTTCACGGTTCGGGCATATTACAGAAAGCTAATCAAGGAATCCTTAGTGGATGAAGACTCATGTATCATTAAAGAAGCTTTGCATGTAGTGTGGAATTCATGGATGCCGTCGAAGGTGAAAATATTTGCGTGGAGACTTTTAAAGGACAGACTTGCTACAAGAGTTCAACTTGTTAAAAGGAACATTCTGGAGGATAACAACACATCACACTGCGCATTCGGGTGTCTGATACAAGAGGATACTAATCATTTGTTCCTCAATTGTATCATTGCTAAAGGCGTGTGGTTAAAAATATGTGCATGGCTGGGGATTACGCAGTCGGGAGAGCATCAGTGCTGTAATCATTTCTTACAAATGGTGGAGATATTAAagagaaagtgttcaacaaggaGAGTGGGAGTGGTATGGGCTGCAACATGCTGGAGCATTTGGAAACACCGGAATGATAAAATATTTAACAACGGGGTGTCCGATATTGATGAAATTGTACATAAAGTCAAGATGTTCTCTTGGTGGTGGCTAGCCATTGGCAACAAACAGAAAGTTTCATGTAATTTCTATGAGTGGAATCACTCGCCTCTGCAGTATATGTAA